The DNA window CGGCCTTGGCACGCTCAGCGATCAGCTGACCGACCCGCACGCTGTGGGCCTTCTTGTCGCCGTCGACCGCGCGCACGTCCGCCTCGATAGAGGATGCCGCTGCGACGGTGGTGCCGTCCAGGTCGTTGATCAGCTGCACGTGGATGTGGCGCGCCGACCTGTTGACCATCAAGCGCGGCACCTCGGCCGTGCCTTCGACCTTCTTACGCAGCCGCG is part of the Mycolicibacterium tusciae JS617 genome and encodes:
- the rplR gene encoding 50S ribosomal protein L18 yields the protein MATNTKDSATSARKPVGQSVSQARRVSRLRRHARLRKKVEGTAEVPRLMVNRSARHIHVQLINDLDGTTVAAASSIEADVRAVDGDKKAHSVRVGQLIAERAKAAGIDAVVFDRGGYTYGGRIAALADAAREGGLKF